The Thermoleophilum album genome includes a window with the following:
- a CDS encoding septal ring lytic transglycosylase RlpA family protein — protein MSPNAGPAGARGRAIGALAMVIASAGGTAYAAQANQTQLTNGIPEAATAASTPAAGLELRVKPRRPVYGQPATASGHAPGADLVVLEERRPPRGFTPIAAVRPNARGGFAFTWSARRSGVLRATSFAGAALIGRSKPQRLRVAVRLRAALGRRHLLGGGTLAVRARLGTPGALTLKLQVRPRNGRWSTIGRRRVMRSGRVRLLGRLSGPGVWRVRIVAQPLARGLERGASRLLGRVFVYRPSYASWYGPGLYGGGLACGGRLTPATVGVAHRWLPCGTRVVFRFGGRTVVARVVDRGPYVGGREWDLTAGLKQRLGFGSTGVVWVAY, from the coding sequence GTGTCCCCCAACGCCGGCCCGGCCGGCGCGCGTGGGCGTGCGATCGGCGCGCTCGCGATGGTGATCGCGAGCGCAGGCGGCACTGCCTACGCCGCGCAGGCCAACCAGACGCAGCTGACGAACGGGATCCCAGAAGCCGCAACTGCTGCGTCGACACCAGCAGCAGGCCTGGAACTCAGGGTTAAACCGCGGCGACCGGTCTACGGGCAACCAGCCACGGCTAGCGGCCACGCGCCGGGTGCTGACCTGGTCGTACTCGAGGAGCGGCGGCCACCGCGCGGATTCACGCCGATCGCCGCCGTCCGTCCAAACGCCCGCGGCGGCTTTGCCTTCACGTGGTCGGCGCGGCGCTCCGGAGTGCTGCGAGCGACCTCGTTCGCCGGCGCGGCGCTGATCGGTCGTTCGAAGCCCCAGCGACTGCGGGTCGCGGTGCGACTGCGTGCGGCACTCGGTCGCCGGCATCTCCTAGGTGGTGGAACACTCGCTGTACGAGCGCGCCTCGGGACCCCCGGCGCGCTTACCCTGAAACTGCAGGTGCGCCCGCGCAACGGCCGTTGGTCGACGATCGGGCGCCGACGCGTGATGCGCAGTGGTCGGGTGCGCTTGCTTGGGCGCTTGAGCGGCCCTGGTGTCTGGCGTGTACGGATCGTTGCGCAACCGCTCGCGCGCGGCCTCGAGCGGGGCGCGAGCCGCCTGCTTGGTCGAGTGTTCGTCTACCGACCGTCGTACGCCTCGTGGTACGGACCGGGGCTCTACGGCGGCGGGCTCGCCTGCGGTGGGCGTCTGACACCTGCGACGGTGGGCGTCGCGCACCGCTGGCTTCCCTGCGGCACGCGGGTGGTTTTCCGGTTCGGTGGTCGCACGGTGGTCGCCCGCGTGGTCGACCGTGGCCCGTACGTCGGGGGCCGCGAATGGGACCTCACTGCCGGCCTCAAGCAGCGACTCGGTTTCGGGTCGACCGGTGTCGTCTGGGTCGCCTACTGA
- a CDS encoding WS/DGAT/MGAT family O-acyltransferase, with the protein MEVPNVVGERLGGLDTAFLQIENENAHMHIGVVLTFAGEAPRYDDLIEVFERRLHLVPRYRQRLLAPPLPLDRPRWVDDPHFNLRFHVRHTGLPAPGSEEQLKELAARILGQRLDRERPLWEFWLVEGLEGNRFAVIAKTHHAVVDGVSGVDVVTLLLDATPEPSPTPPPPPWLPRPLPSRAELLVESLAGPLRTPLELAKVAQRSLAHPEEVVSDLRRGIGGALEFARAAFLRGGPRTPYNGKIGPHRRFDWVRFSLADLRAIKARLGGTVNDVVLACVAGALHHHLLVRGERVEGVELKTLVPVSVRADVERGALGNRVSLMIATLPVWCADPATRFAIVRDQMAALKESGQAVGAKVLTELGDFAPPTILAQASRLFATQRVFNLVVTNVPGPQFPLYMLGRRLIDPFPVVPLAPDQTLGVALMSYDGRINFGLIGDYDRMWDLRTLARCVRRSMAELAEAAGIELEEPSPYPRPEWLAEGGEGAEAKTGSEGRGAARGTSDGIG; encoded by the coding sequence GTGGAGGTTCCGAACGTGGTCGGTGAGCGTCTGGGTGGCCTGGATACGGCCTTCCTTCAGATAGAGAACGAAAACGCGCACATGCACATCGGCGTGGTGCTGACTTTCGCCGGCGAAGCTCCGCGCTATGACGATTTGATCGAAGTGTTCGAGCGCCGGTTGCACCTCGTACCCCGCTACCGCCAACGTCTCCTTGCGCCGCCGCTGCCGCTCGATCGCCCACGCTGGGTTGACGACCCCCACTTCAACCTGCGCTTCCACGTCAGGCACACCGGCCTCCCGGCACCGGGCTCCGAAGAGCAACTCAAGGAGCTCGCCGCGCGCATCCTCGGCCAGCGGCTCGACCGCGAGCGCCCGTTGTGGGAGTTCTGGCTGGTCGAGGGCCTCGAAGGTAACCGTTTCGCCGTGATCGCCAAGACGCACCACGCAGTGGTCGACGGCGTTTCCGGCGTCGACGTCGTCACGCTTTTGCTGGATGCCACGCCCGAGCCCTCCCCCACCCCGCCGCCCCCTCCTTGGCTACCGCGTCCGTTGCCGAGTCGCGCGGAGCTGTTGGTCGAATCGCTGGCCGGGCCGCTGCGGACGCCGCTCGAACTGGCCAAGGTCGCGCAACGCAGCCTGGCCCACCCCGAGGAAGTGGTTTCCGATCTAAGGCGGGGGATCGGCGGTGCGCTGGAGTTCGCGCGCGCGGCCTTTCTGCGTGGCGGTCCCCGCACCCCCTACAACGGCAAGATCGGACCCCACCGCCGTTTCGACTGGGTGCGCTTCTCGCTCGCCGACCTTCGCGCGATCAAGGCACGCTTGGGCGGCACCGTCAACGACGTCGTGCTCGCGTGCGTCGCCGGTGCCCTTCACCACCACTTGCTGGTTCGCGGCGAACGGGTCGAGGGTGTCGAGCTAAAGACGTTGGTGCCGGTCAGCGTTCGTGCCGACGTCGAGCGGGGCGCGCTCGGCAACCGCGTGTCCCTGATGATCGCGACGCTTCCGGTGTGGTGCGCCGATCCGGCCACGCGCTTCGCAATCGTGCGCGATCAGATGGCGGCGCTCAAGGAGTCGGGGCAGGCCGTCGGTGCGAAGGTTCTCACCGAGCTCGGTGACTTCGCGCCGCCCACAATCCTCGCTCAAGCCAGCCGGCTGTTCGCGACCCAGCGCGTCTTCAACCTGGTCGTCACGAACGTTCCCGGACCCCAGTTCCCGCTCTACATGCTCGGGCGGCGGCTGATCGACCCCTTCCCGGTGGTGCCGCTAGCTCCCGATCAGACCCTCGGCGTAGCGTTGATGAGCTACGACGGCCGCATCAACTTCGGGCTGATCGGCGACTACGACCGAATGTGGGATCTGCGCACGCTCGCCCGCTGCGTGCGGCGGTCGATGGCCGAGCTGGCGGAAGCGGCTGGCATCGAGCTCGAGGAGCCTTCGCCCTATCCGCGACCGGAGTGGTTGGCGGAAGGCGGCGAGGGCGCCGAGGCGAAAACCGGGAGCGAAGGCCGTGGTGCGGCCCGCGGCACGAGCGACGGGATTGGATAA
- a CDS encoding NAD+ synthase yields the protein MRLALAQFDAVVGDLTGNRERIVALARDAAGAGAELVVYPELALTGYPPEDLLLKTHFLERAAAELERLACELPQTLTALVGAPLLADDVYNTAAVIAGGRVIAAHRKIHLPNYGVFDERRYFRPGTRPLIVELPAATLGITVCEDIWIPDGPHVDQVLAGAEVVVNLSASPYHRGKGHDRERMLRQRAADMVAYVVFCNLVGGQDELVFDGHSLVCDHRGGVVARAAQFHEELLLVDVDPAAVRAQRLRDPRHRSAAAPLMDVARQVSVERVTAAPHRSISSSTRSSGSDSDTDRSGSSSGGGSGARDRSEPAAKGPTGRCAELLGTDEEIYRALALGLRDYVEKNRFAKVLIGLSGGIDSALTAVIAADALGCERVELLTMPSPYSSEGTRRDAHELAQRIGARLREIPITPAMDAFSAMLRPAFEGRPPDVTEENVQARIRGTLLMALSNKFGWLVLTTGNKSELSVGYATLYGDMAGGFSVLKDVFKTTVYRLARWRNELAVARGERPPIPESVIERPPSAELRPGQRDEDSLPPYELLDRILEGYVERDEDAAELIAAGLPAETVERVIELVDRAEYKRRQAPPGVRVSVRAFGRDRRLPITNRYRPTPVESRREPPPAADRAAARQA from the coding sequence GTGCGGCTTGCGCTAGCTCAATTCGACGCCGTCGTCGGTGACCTCACTGGTAACCGCGAGCGCATCGTTGCGCTCGCGCGCGACGCCGCCGGCGCGGGAGCCGAGCTCGTCGTGTACCCGGAGCTCGCACTCACCGGGTATCCGCCCGAGGACCTGTTACTCAAGACGCACTTTCTGGAGCGGGCAGCTGCCGAGCTCGAGCGTCTGGCTTGCGAGCTGCCACAAACGCTGACAGCGCTCGTCGGTGCTCCCTTGCTCGCCGACGACGTCTACAACACGGCCGCGGTGATCGCCGGCGGACGCGTGATCGCGGCACACCGCAAAATCCACCTGCCCAACTACGGGGTCTTCGACGAGCGTCGTTACTTCCGGCCGGGGACCCGTCCGTTGATCGTCGAGCTCCCCGCTGCGACGCTCGGAATCACCGTCTGCGAGGACATCTGGATTCCCGACGGCCCCCATGTCGATCAGGTGCTGGCGGGTGCCGAGGTGGTGGTCAACCTCTCGGCCTCGCCGTACCACCGCGGCAAGGGTCACGATCGCGAACGGATGCTTCGGCAGCGCGCTGCCGACATGGTCGCTTACGTGGTCTTCTGCAACTTGGTGGGTGGCCAGGACGAGCTCGTGTTCGATGGGCACTCGCTGGTCTGTGACCACCGTGGCGGCGTGGTTGCGCGGGCTGCCCAGTTCCATGAAGAGCTGTTGCTGGTCGATGTCGATCCGGCGGCGGTCCGTGCCCAACGGTTGCGCGACCCCCGCCACCGCTCGGCGGCAGCCCCGTTGATGGACGTGGCGCGCCAGGTCAGCGTCGAGCGGGTAACGGCGGCGCCGCACCGCAGCATCAGCAGCAGCACCAGGAGCAGCGGGAGCGACAGCGACACCGACAGGAGTGGCAGCAGCAGCGGCGGCGGCAGCGGCGCCCGTGACCGCAGCGAGCCGGCAGCTAAGGGGCCGACCGGGCGCTGCGCCGAGCTGCTCGGCACCGACGAGGAGATCTACCGCGCGCTCGCGCTGGGCCTGCGCGACTACGTCGAGAAGAACCGCTTCGCCAAGGTCTTGATCGGTCTCTCCGGGGGCATCGACTCGGCCTTGACGGCAGTGATTGCCGCCGACGCGCTTGGCTGCGAACGGGTCGAGCTGCTCACAATGCCCTCGCCTTACAGCTCCGAGGGCACTCGTCGCGACGCGCACGAGCTCGCCCAACGCATCGGGGCGCGCCTGCGAGAGATACCGATCACGCCAGCCATGGACGCTTTCAGCGCAATGCTGCGACCGGCTTTCGAGGGGCGGCCGCCCGACGTCACCGAGGAAAACGTTCAGGCTCGCATCCGCGGAACGCTCTTGATGGCGCTCTCCAACAAGTTCGGCTGGCTGGTCTTGACGACCGGCAACAAGTCGGAGCTGTCGGTCGGCTACGCCACTCTCTACGGCGACATGGCCGGCGGCTTCAGCGTGCTGAAGGACGTCTTCAAGACCACCGTCTACCGGCTCGCGCGCTGGCGCAACGAGCTTGCGGTGGCGCGGGGCGAGCGGCCCCCGATCCCCGAGAGCGTGATCGAGCGACCGCCAAGCGCAGAGCTGCGACCGGGCCAGCGCGACGAGGACTCGTTGCCGCCCTACGAGCTCCTCGATCGCATCCTTGAGGGCTACGTCGAACGCGATGAAGACGCTGCCGAGCTAATCGCTGCGGGTCTACCGGCGGAGACGGTGGAGCGCGTCATCGAACTCGTCGACCGCGCCGAGTACAAGCGCCGACAGGCACCACCGGGGGTGCGTGTCTCGGTGCGAGCGTTCGGCCGTGACCGGCGCCTGCCGATCACGAATCGGTACCGGCCGACTCCTGTGGAGAGTCGGCGCGAGCCGCCCCCGGCAGCTGATCGAGCGGCCGCACGGCAAGCGTGA
- a CDS encoding PaaI family thioesterase, with the protein MRQGRSLDPSRTLDGVLGFELLELKPEQARARFRVEDRVRQPFGIVHGGAYAALAESLCSASTHLAVTGEGKYAVGLSNQTSFLRPVSEGTVHAQARVRHRGRTTWVWDVDLTDDAGRLCAVARVTLAVRPLDQLPGAARADSPQESAGTDS; encoded by the coding sequence ATGCGCCAAGGACGGTCCCTCGACCCGAGTCGGACACTCGATGGCGTGCTCGGCTTCGAGCTTCTCGAGCTCAAGCCAGAGCAGGCGCGCGCTCGCTTCCGTGTTGAGGACCGCGTGAGGCAACCGTTCGGAATCGTCCACGGAGGTGCCTACGCGGCGCTCGCCGAGTCGCTCTGCTCGGCGAGTACGCACCTCGCCGTGACCGGCGAAGGCAAGTACGCGGTCGGACTGTCGAACCAGACGAGCTTCCTGCGGCCCGTGTCAGAAGGCACGGTGCACGCGCAAGCGCGGGTCCGTCACCGTGGCAGGACGACCTGGGTTTGGGACGTCGACCTCACCGACGACGCCGGCCGCTTGTGCGCGGTCGCGCGCGTCACGCTTGCCGTGCGGCCGCTCGATCAGCTGCCGGGGGCGGCTCGCGCCGACTCTCCACAGGAGTCGGCCGGTACCGATTCGTGA